Below is a window of Brachyspira hampsonii DNA.
TTTTATAGATAGAATAGAAAAAATTAATAATAATGGATAATCAATATGAAAAATATTTATTTTATAATTATGATTTCTTTTGTATTTACATCTGTTTTGCTTACTCAGGTTAAAGATGAATATAAAAATGCAAAACTATTGAAAGGCAATTATACTCAAATAGTAACTCAGAAAGGAAGAAGTTTTGAATCTTCAGGTGATTTTATTATAGTAAATGGTTATGGTATATGCTGGTTTACTAAAAGTCCGAAAGAGTCTATAACAGTAATGGGTGAAAAAAATGTAGTTCAGATAATGCCTGACGGAAAAAAGAAAGTTATGGCTGATTCTAATAATGCTATGTTTGCTCATATAGCTAATATAATAAAATCAATTTTTACTTATGATGATAAAACTATAAATGAATCATTTAATCAAAATATGAATGGAAATATTGCAGTTTATAGTCCTAAAACTAATGAGCTTAAAAAAATAATAGAAAAAATAGAAGTAACTTTTTCTAGTGCCGGATATATAGAAAAAATAAAAATGTATTCTTCTAATAACAGTACAACAGAATATATAATGAAAGTTTTATCTAAATCTAATACAGTAACATCTGAGGAGATAAAATATTTTGAATAAAACTATTCTAGATAATAGAAGAAATATTTTTACGATTATTTGGATAATTTTTCATTTATTTGCAGTTATATTATTTTTAGTAAGATTTGAAAAAACTGCAAAAATAGATACTAATTTTTTGTCTATAACACCTAAGTTCTTAGAAGATAAAGATTTTCAAAAACCTTTGGAAGATTTCTTTTATAAAAATTCAAGCAGTGTAAAAATATTTATAGAAAGTGAAAATTTTGATGATGCCAAGTATAATGCATTAAAATTAGATGAATATATAAAACAGTCTTATAGTAATGTTTCAGTTAATTTATATTCTAGAAATTATGATGATATTTTAGGTACAATGATAAAATATAAATATCAGCTTCTTTCAAAAGAGATAAGAAATTATTTATTGAATGATGAGGAGTATATTGTTGCTGAAAATGCTTTAGCAAATTTTTATTCTCCTTTTTTTATACCTATAGTTGATAATATTGAAGATGATCCTTTTTTAACTGTTAATTCAAAAATAAATGAGATTCTCACTTCAGAAAATAATTTGCAGTCTAGAGATTCAATACAATTTATAAATTATAATGATAAATATAATATTCTTGTTAATATTGACATGCCTAAAAATATTGACAATGAAAAGTTTTTTAATGATATTACAGAGTATTTAAAAATATTAGAAAGAGAAGGAAGTATAAATACATATATTTCAGGCGTACCAGTGCATACTTATTATAGTCAGAAAAGTGCTAAGTTTGAAATTACTATTATATCTATAGTGTCATTTATTGTTATTTGTCTTATATTTATTTTTATATTCAAATCTTTGAAGCCTTATATAATTTCTATGTGTACCATATTATTATCCGGCTTATCAGCATTTTTATATTCATCTGTATTTTTTGATTCCATTCATATATTTACATTTGTATTCGGAACAAGCCTTATAGGTATATCAATAGACCATTCTATACATTTTATAACTGAATGGTATAATGAAGAAGATAAAAAAGAAGTATTAAGAAAAATATTTCCAAGCATGCTTTTGGGATTTGTAACTACTATAGTGAGTTATTTGTCATTATCTTTAACTTCTCTTATATTATTGAAACAGATAGCGGTATTTTCCATATTCGGACTTTTAAGCTCTTTTCTTACAGTAAACATAATATATCCGTTATTATTTAAAAACGATAAAAGTGTGATAAATAA
It encodes the following:
- a CDS encoding MMPL family transporter; its protein translation is MNKTILDNRRNIFTIIWIIFHLFAVILFLVRFEKTAKIDTNFLSITPKFLEDKDFQKPLEDFFYKNSSSVKIFIESENFDDAKYNALKLDEYIKQSYSNVSVNLYSRNYDDILGTMIKYKYQLLSKEIRNYLLNDEEYIVAENALANFYSPFFIPIVDNIEDDPFLTVNSKINEILTSENNLQSRDSIQFINYNDKYNILVNIDMPKNIDNEKFFNDITEYLKILEREGSINTYISGVPVHTYYSQKSAKFEITIISIVSFIVICLIFIFIFKSLKPYIISMCTILLSGLSAFLYSSVFFDSIHIFTFVFGTSLIGISIDHSIHFITEWYNEEDKKEVLRKIFPSMLLGFVTTIVSYLSLSLTSLILLKQIAVFSIFGLLSSFLTVNIIYPLLFKNDKSVINKSILNKSKNILNDYIKIISIKNVLIILTAVIIVSIIFIPKIKVNFSANQLYNTPNFLLNSEREVYKRLNTSLAKNIIISRGDTLSKALYAEESIEDNFSNNNYTAISKILYSEERQRDNVKLVNDKLMPILKKQTDALSLDDNSYNRIKSEFEKAKDEVLDINKILENTNFNDLNKIIVTNNNKYFIIATSDYDTNNIIKSDNNDVKIFNISEEINDALDNTAKTAVKMAVIAYIIIFIAMMIFFETSKAIAIIIVQLMSVLINLSIHSIFGININIFSIFALILSIGISIDYSIFFSNSAADKEITFLAVFLSMMTTVLSFGTLAFSSFIPVKSFGLFLFIGILSSFIISPVLFNFNKLIKNNSD
- a CDS encoding LolA family protein; its protein translation is MKNIYFIIMISFVFTSVLLTQVKDEYKNAKLLKGNYTQIVTQKGRSFESSGDFIIVNGYGICWFTKSPKESITVMGEKNVVQIMPDGKKKVMADSNNAMFAHIANIIKSIFTYDDKTINESFNQNMNGNIAVYSPKTNELKKIIEKIEVTFSSAGYIEKIKMYSSNNSTTEYIMKVLSKSNTVTSEEIKYFE